One window of Thermocoleostomius sinensis A174 genomic DNA carries:
- a CDS encoding exopolysaccharide biosynthesis protein, with protein sequence MARLSTELQRFFLEEPRSNRVTLDDILSIAGERIFGFLFVLLALPSALPVPAPGYSVPFGILLFLLAVQLIMGAKTPWFPERFRRHSLELKQVQGVLKAGLPWLRRIEALSRPRLTSVCTSLPGRVVIGLAIALMSISMMIPIPLTNTLPAIGIFVTGFGLLDDDGAISLAGLVLCALGATLTTSVLMFGYTAVKGVLTLMKGWLLSPGQ encoded by the coding sequence GTGGCGCGACTTTCTACAGAACTACAGCGTTTTTTCCTAGAAGAACCCCGCAGCAATCGAGTCACCCTGGATGACATCTTATCGATTGCCGGAGAACGGATTTTTGGCTTTCTGTTTGTGCTGCTGGCACTGCCGTCTGCATTACCTGTTCCTGCCCCTGGTTATTCTGTACCATTTGGGATTCTGCTATTTCTGCTAGCTGTGCAGTTAATCATGGGAGCCAAAACGCCGTGGTTCCCTGAACGATTTCGACGACATTCGCTAGAGCTAAAACAAGTGCAAGGTGTCTTAAAAGCAGGATTGCCTTGGTTGCGTCGGATTGAAGCTCTGTCACGCCCTCGGTTAACCTCTGTCTGCACCAGCTTGCCAGGACGAGTAGTGATTGGTTTAGCCATTGCCCTCATGTCTATTTCAATGATGATTCCCATTCCGCTGACCAATACGCTGCCAGCGATCGGGATTTTTGTGACTGGATTTGGGCTGCTTGATGACGATGGCGCTATCAGCTTAGCCGGACTCGTGCTATGTGCGCTGGGAGCAACCCTCACAACATCAGTGCTGATGTTTGGCTACACAGCCGTCAAGGGAGTATTGACCTTGATGAAAGGTTGGTTACTGAGTCCAGGTCAATAG
- a CDS encoding YihY/virulence factor BrkB family protein, with amino-acid sequence MTSMKRIWRLIKETFSEWQFNQVSLLASSLAYYTVFSLAPLMILVIMIVGVIFGEAAAEGELVGQLQEIVGEEGAQILETAIANLRQDTTGGPLRLVVSLGFFAFGASGVFAQIQTALDKIWEVKPEPRRQLLHFLRKRLLTFAMVLVIAFLLLVSLVANTVLVAVINTLRDIIPALSYLWRALSFVVSFGMITLLFTAMYTILPDAKVRWQDAIVGASLTTALFMLGQSLFSLFLSQTNFGSAYGVAGSFVILITWIYYAAHILFVGAEFTKVYARQHGFPIVPEEYAVSTSSSNLENQDTANQPKNRSSKTRRKKIR; translated from the coding sequence ATGACTAGCATGAAACGCATCTGGAGACTGATTAAAGAAACCTTCTCCGAATGGCAATTCAATCAAGTGTCGCTACTGGCGTCATCGCTGGCTTACTATACTGTGTTTTCGTTGGCTCCCTTGATGATTTTGGTGATTATGATTGTAGGAGTCATTTTTGGCGAAGCGGCAGCCGAGGGAGAATTGGTCGGACAGCTTCAAGAAATTGTGGGTGAAGAAGGGGCACAAATTCTAGAAACGGCGATCGCAAACCTGCGACAGGACACTACAGGCGGACCCTTGCGGTTGGTGGTGAGCTTGGGGTTCTTTGCCTTCGGAGCATCGGGGGTTTTTGCTCAAATCCAAACTGCACTTGACAAAATTTGGGAGGTGAAACCAGAACCCAGACGACAACTGCTGCATTTTTTACGTAAGCGGTTGCTGACATTTGCGATGGTGCTGGTAATCGCGTTTCTGCTGCTGGTGTCGTTGGTTGCCAATACGGTGCTGGTGGCAGTGATCAATACCTTGCGTGATATCATACCAGCCCTGAGTTATCTCTGGCGTGCCCTCAGCTTTGTGGTCTCTTTCGGAATGATTACGCTGTTGTTTACAGCCATGTATACCATCCTGCCAGATGCTAAAGTACGCTGGCAAGATGCGATCGTGGGTGCTTCCCTAACAACTGCTTTATTTATGCTGGGTCAGTCGTTGTTTTCATTATTTCTCAGCCAAACAAATTTTGGTTCTGCCTATGGCGTAGCAGGATCATTTGTTATCTTAATCACTTGGATTTATTACGCAGCACATATCCTATTTGTGGGGGCAGAATTTACCAAAGTGTATGCCCGACAACATGGATTTCCAATTGTTCCTGAAGAATATGCGGTGTCAACCTCGTCTTCAAATCTTGAAAATCAAGATACTGCGAATCAACCTAAAAATCGCTCCTCAAAAACACGCCGCAAGAAGATACGGTGA
- a CDS encoding DedA family protein — MTEWITTVIESLGYVGIGLLMFLENIFPPIPSELIMPLAGFTASQGKMALVPAIAAGVIGTVLGALPWYYLGKFLGEDRIKQWITKHGTWLGISPNEIDKTKQWFYRHGSKAVLLGRMVPGVRTLISLPAGFSHMPIAQFLIYSSLGTLAWTLLLTLAGYLLGKNYTLVEEYLGPISKIVLGGFVIAGIVWIIRRRRTVRRQQGKR; from the coding sequence ATGACGGAATGGATTACCACTGTTATCGAATCTTTGGGATACGTCGGAATCGGTCTGTTGATGTTTTTGGAAAATATTTTCCCGCCGATTCCCTCAGAACTGATCATGCCGTTGGCTGGGTTCACTGCTTCTCAAGGCAAAATGGCTTTGGTTCCAGCGATCGCCGCTGGTGTCATTGGCACTGTATTGGGAGCGCTGCCTTGGTATTACCTAGGCAAATTTCTGGGTGAAGATCGCATCAAGCAGTGGATTACAAAACATGGAACGTGGTTGGGAATTTCTCCAAATGAAATTGACAAAACGAAACAGTGGTTCTATCGCCACGGCAGCAAGGCGGTCCTGTTGGGGCGGATGGTTCCAGGAGTGCGCACGCTGATTTCACTCCCCGCAGGGTTTAGCCACATGCCGATTGCTCAGTTCTTGATCTATTCCAGCTTGGGCACATTGGCATGGACGCTGCTGCTTACATTAGCTGGATATCTGTTGGGAAAAAACTATACGTTGGTTGAAGAATATTTGGGGCCGATTTCTAAGATTGTTTTAGGGGGATTCGTGATAGCGGGGATTGTTTGGATTATTCGCCGAAGACGCACTGTGCGACGGCAGCAAGGCAAACGGTGA
- the ahcY gene encoding adenosylhomocysteinase: MVATQVKHDVKDLSLAPLGKQRIDWAGREMPVLRQIQERFAQEKPLAGIRLVACCHVTTETAHLAIALKHAGADAVLIASNPLSTQDDVAASLVVDYGISVFAQKGEDNETYHRHVNIALDHRPNIIIDDGSDVVATLIQERQQQIPDLIGTTEETTTGIVRLKAMLRDGVLTFPAMNVNDADTKHFFDNRYGTGQSTLDGIIRATNILLAGKTVVVAGYGWCGKGTALRARGMGANVIVTEVDPVRAIEAAMDGFRVMPMEAAAPYGDLFITVTGNKHIIRGEHFERMKDGAIVCNSGHFDIEIDLKTLKSMASEVKQVRNFTEEYRLNSGKSIVVLGEGRLINLAAAEGHPSAVMDMSFANQALACEYLVKNKGQLEPGLYSIPTEVDQEIARLKLQAMGIAIDTLTDEQVEYMNSWTSGT; encoded by the coding sequence ATGGTAGCAACTCAGGTAAAACACGACGTAAAAGACCTTTCTCTAGCCCCTTTGGGAAAGCAACGAATTGACTGGGCCGGACGAGAAATGCCCGTTCTGCGCCAAATTCAAGAACGCTTTGCCCAGGAAAAGCCGCTAGCAGGCATTCGGTTGGTGGCTTGTTGTCACGTTACAACTGAAACGGCGCATTTGGCGATCGCGCTCAAACATGCTGGGGCCGATGCCGTGCTCATTGCCAGCAACCCGCTTTCGACTCAAGATGATGTGGCTGCTAGTCTTGTTGTTGATTATGGCATCTCGGTGTTCGCCCAAAAGGGAGAAGATAACGAGACTTACCATCGTCATGTGAATATCGCTCTTGATCATCGCCCCAACATTATCATTGACGACGGCAGTGATGTGGTAGCCACATTGATTCAAGAGCGTCAGCAACAAATTCCTGATTTAATTGGCACCACCGAAGAAACCACCACCGGGATTGTTCGCCTCAAGGCCATGCTGCGGGATGGCGTGCTTACTTTCCCAGCTATGAACGTTAATGATGCCGACACCAAGCATTTCTTCGACAATCGCTATGGCACGGGACAATCTACCCTAGATGGCATTATTCGCGCCACCAATATTCTGCTGGCTGGAAAAACTGTGGTTGTAGCAGGCTATGGTTGGTGTGGTAAGGGAACAGCCCTGCGTGCTCGCGGCATGGGAGCCAATGTGATTGTCACCGAAGTTGATCCGGTCAGGGCGATCGAAGCGGCCATGGATGGTTTCCGGGTCATGCCCATGGAAGCAGCGGCTCCTTATGGTGACCTGTTCATCACGGTGACGGGTAATAAGCACATCATTCGGGGTGAGCATTTTGAGCGCATGAAAGACGGAGCAATCGTCTGCAACTCGGGCCACTTTGATATTGAAATTGACCTCAAGACGCTCAAATCGATGGCTTCAGAGGTGAAGCAAGTGCGGAACTTTACCGAAGAGTATCGCCTCAACAGTGGCAAGTCGATCGTGGTGTTGGGAGAAGGTCGCCTAATTAACCTAGCCGCCGCCGAAGGTCATCCCAGCGCAGTGATGGATATGAGCTTTGCCAACCAAGCCTTAGCCTGTGAGTACTTAGTAAAAAATAAAGGTCAGCTAGAACCCGGATTGTATTCCATTCCTACGGAAGTTGATCAAGAGATCGCTCGGTTGAAACTGCAAGCAATGGGCATTGCCATTGATACACTCACCGATGAGCAAGTCGAATACATGAATTCCTGGACTTCTGGAACCTAG